A stretch of Candidatus Sphingomonas phytovorans DNA encodes these proteins:
- a CDS encoding YqgE/AlgH family protein, protein MDKATNLTGQLLLAMPGIGDPRFERAVIAICAHDPKGAIGIGIGQTIRGLGLHEVLAQFGIEPGVAPNAPVHSGGPVEQRRGFVLHSGDWSGLDTIDVAGRWALSGTIDALKAIADGSGPSRWLVALGYAGWGEGQLDEELTRHGWFNVTGNIELLYDTDAAMRWELGFAEAGIDPRLLANSTGTA, encoded by the coding sequence ATGGACAAAGCGACGAATCTTACGGGTCAGCTCCTGCTCGCGATGCCCGGCATCGGCGATCCGCGCTTCGAACGCGCGGTGATCGCCATCTGTGCGCATGATCCTAAGGGTGCGATCGGGATCGGGATTGGCCAGACGATTCGCGGGCTCGGCCTGCACGAGGTGCTGGCGCAATTCGGCATCGAGCCGGGCGTCGCGCCGAATGCGCCTGTCCATTCGGGCGGGCCGGTCGAACAGCGCCGCGGCTTCGTGCTGCATTCCGGCGACTGGAGCGGCCTGGACACGATAGACGTCGCCGGGCGCTGGGCCCTGTCGGGCACGATCGACGCGCTGAAGGCGATCGCGGACGGATCCGGGCCGAGCCGGTGGCTGGTCGCGCTTGGCTATGCCGGCTGGGGCGAGGGGCAGCTCGACGAAGAACTGACCCGACACGGCTGGTTCAACGTGACGGGAAATATCGAGCTGCTCTACGATACCGATGCGGCGATGCGCTGGGAGCTGGGCTTCGCCGAGGCGGGGATCGACCCGCGCCTCTTGGCGAACAGCACCGGGACGGCCTGA
- a CDS encoding peroxiredoxin, translating to MTISVGDRLPSTTLVKATASGPEQISSDDYFAGRKVALFSVPGAFTPTCSAKHLPGYLDKAEDLKAKGIDEIACTAVNDPFVMGAWSKANDADAVTMLADGNGTFAEAVGLTMDGSKFGLGKRGQRYSMVVNDGVVEQLNVEAPGEFNVSSAEHMLNEL from the coding sequence ATGACCATCAGCGTCGGCGATCGGCTGCCCAGCACCACTCTCGTCAAGGCGACAGCCAGCGGCCCGGAGCAGATCAGCTCGGACGATTATTTCGCAGGCCGCAAGGTCGCGCTGTTCTCGGTACCCGGCGCCTTCACGCCGACCTGCTCGGCGAAGCACCTGCCCGGCTATCTCGACAAGGCCGAGGACCTGAAGGCCAAGGGCATCGACGAGATCGCCTGCACCGCCGTCAACGATCCGTTCGTGATGGGCGCCTGGAGCAAGGCGAACGACGCCGATGCGGTGACCATGCTCGCCGACGGCAACGGCACCTTTGCCGAAGCGGTCGGCCTGACCATGGACGGCTCCAAGTTCGGCCTCGGCAAGCGTGGTCAGCGTTACTCGATGGTCGTCAATGACGGCGTCGTCGAGCAGCTCAACGTCGAGGCGCCGGGTGAATTCAATGTCTCCTCGGCGGAGCACATGCTAAACGAACTCTGA
- a CDS encoding AMP nucleosidase, with amino-acid sequence MTTASDIVAQLDTLYRASVERLQAALTAYLTDGAVPSPDARHDGSFAYPEIRLRYHGGEDRPTPLRSFGRLVTPGEYRISVTKPAIFADYLTEQLTLLIEDYDVVVEAVPGRQEIPFPYVLDAGHAMSLDEVSALDLARHFPATELAYIGDEIADGLYVDADGTRPLALFDGLRTDFSLARLRHYTGTPPEHVQRYVLFTNYHRYVDEFVRWACAQLGPDENGKPSRFTGVSGAGGTLMRAGDDVEAMLADSSAWRRHQMPAYHLMADDRTGITLVNIGVGPSNAKTITDHLAVVRPEAWMMIGHCGGLRPSQRIGDYVLAHAYLRDDHVLDDVLPPEIPVPAIAEVQLALARAAETVSGQSGEELKRRLRTGTIVTTDDRNWELRYSRSALRFSLSRAVGIDMESATIAAQGYRFRVPYGTLLCVSDKPLHGELKLPGQANRFYERAISEHMRIGIEACEELRREGAKLHSRKLRAFNEPPFR; translated from the coding sequence ATGACGACTGCTTCCGATATCGTCGCCCAGCTCGATACGCTCTACCGTGCATCGGTCGAGCGGCTGCAAGCGGCCCTTACCGCCTATCTCACTGACGGCGCTGTCCCCTCACCCGATGCGCGCCACGACGGCAGCTTCGCCTATCCCGAAATCCGGCTGCGCTATCACGGCGGCGAGGATCGCCCCACCCCGCTCCGCTCCTTCGGCCGCCTGGTCACGCCTGGCGAATATCGCATCAGCGTCACCAAGCCGGCGATCTTCGCCGACTATCTGACCGAGCAGCTTACCCTGCTGATCGAGGACTATGACGTCGTGGTCGAGGCAGTGCCCGGCCGGCAGGAGATACCCTTCCCCTACGTCCTCGACGCCGGCCACGCGATGAGCCTGGACGAGGTTTCGGCGCTCGATCTCGCGCGCCATTTCCCGGCCACGGAGCTCGCCTATATCGGCGACGAGATCGCCGACGGCCTCTACGTCGATGCGGACGGCACCCGCCCGCTCGCTCTGTTCGACGGACTGCGCACCGATTTCTCGCTCGCGCGTCTGCGACACTATACCGGCACCCCGCCGGAGCATGTCCAGCGCTACGTGCTGTTCACCAACTATCACCGTTATGTCGACGAATTCGTCCGCTGGGCCTGCGCGCAGCTCGGGCCCGACGAGAATGGGAAGCCGAGCCGCTTCACCGGTGTCTCGGGCGCGGGCGGCACGCTGATGCGCGCCGGCGACGATGTCGAGGCGATGCTGGCTGACAGCAGCGCCTGGCGCCGCCACCAGATGCCGGCCTATCATCTGATGGCTGACGATCGCACCGGCATCACCCTGGTCAATATCGGCGTCGGCCCGTCCAACGCGAAGACGATCACTGATCACCTCGCGGTCGTCCGGCCCGAGGCGTGGATGATGATCGGCCATTGCGGCGGCCTGCGCCCGAGCCAGCGCATCGGCGACTATGTGCTGGCCCATGCCTATCTGCGCGACGATCATGTGCTCGACGACGTCCTGCCGCCGGAAATCCCGGTCCCGGCCATCGCCGAAGTCCAGCTCGCGCTCGCCCGCGCCGCCGAAACGGTCTCCGGCCAGTCGGGGGAAGAACTGAAACGCCGCCTTCGCACCGGCACGATCGTCACGACCGACGATCGCAACTGGGAATTGCGCTATTCCCGGTCGGCGCTGCGCTTCTCGCTGTCGCGCGCGGTCGGCATCGACATGGAATCGGCCACCATCGCCGCGCAGGGCTATCGCTTCCGCGTACCCTACGGCACCCTGCTCTGCGTGTCCGACAAGCCGCTCCATGGCGAGCTCAAGCTGCCGGGCCAGGCCAATCGCTTCTACGAACGAGCGATCAGCGAGCATATGCGCATCGGCATCGAGGCATGCGAGGAACTACGGCGCGAAGGCGCCAAGCTTCATTCGCGCAAGCTGCGCGCCTTCAACGAGCCGCCCTTCCGGTAA
- a CDS encoding M2 family metallopeptidase has protein sequence MIRSGISTLALILSLAATPTLAQSPKKTAAAQSKVTAADADAFVERTEKALADFSVTANQVGWVNATYITDDTDAIAARANAQQTELQVNAALEAAKYDKVASLSPDTRRKLDLLRNAITLPAPTRAGAADTLSTLVTRMSSGYGKGRGTLDGKPINGSDIEAAMGTERDPAKLKEMWVSWHDNVGAPMRGDYERMVSIANEGAQGLGYKDTGALWRSGYDMDPAAFAGMTDTLWKQVEPLYQSLHTYVRWKLNEKYGDAVQSKTGPIRADLLGNMWAQEWGNIYDLVAPKGAGDLGFDTGELLKEKGYDPLKMVKTGEGFYSSLGFAPLPETFWARSQITKPADREVICHASAWDIDNKDDIRIKMCTKVNGDDFVTIHHELGHNYYQRAYNKQPFLYLNGANDGFHEAIGDFVALSITPDYLVKIGLLDQAKVPSADKDIGLLLKQAMDKVAFLPFGLLIDKWRWGVFSGSIKPEGYEASWNALRLQYQGIVPPVARDETKFDPGAKYHVPASVPYTRYFLARVLQFQFYKAACDQSGWKGPLHRCSFYGNKEVGAKLDAMLKLGQSKPWPDALEAFTGSREMSGQAMVEYFAPLKAWLDEQNKGKPTGW, from the coding sequence ATGATCCGTTCCGGAATTTCGACCCTTGCCCTGATCCTGTCGCTCGCCGCGACGCCGACGCTCGCCCAGAGCCCGAAAAAAACCGCCGCTGCCCAGTCGAAAGTCACCGCGGCCGATGCCGATGCTTTTGTCGAGCGGACGGAGAAGGCGCTTGCCGACTTCTCCGTGACGGCGAACCAGGTCGGCTGGGTCAACGCGACCTATATCACCGACGATACCGACGCGATCGCTGCGCGCGCCAACGCGCAGCAGACCGAATTGCAGGTCAACGCCGCGCTTGAGGCAGCGAAATACGACAAGGTCGCGAGCCTTTCTCCGGATACGCGGCGCAAGCTCGACCTGCTGCGCAACGCGATCACCCTTCCGGCGCCGACACGCGCCGGCGCGGCCGACACGCTGTCGACGCTGGTGACCCGCATGTCGTCTGGCTATGGCAAGGGCAGGGGAACGCTCGACGGCAAGCCGATCAACGGCAGCGACATCGAGGCCGCGATGGGCACCGAGCGCGACCCGGCCAAGCTCAAGGAGATGTGGGTCAGCTGGCACGACAATGTCGGCGCGCCGATGCGCGGCGATTATGAGCGGATGGTCTCGATTGCGAACGAGGGTGCTCAGGGGCTTGGCTACAAGGATACGGGCGCGCTGTGGCGTTCGGGCTACGACATGGATCCGGCGGCTTTCGCCGGGATGACCGACACGCTGTGGAAGCAGGTGGAGCCGCTCTACCAGTCGCTCCACACCTATGTCCGCTGGAAGCTCAACGAGAAATATGGCGATGCCGTCCAGTCGAAGACCGGGCCGATCCGCGCCGACCTGCTTGGCAATATGTGGGCGCAGGAATGGGGCAACATCTATGATCTCGTCGCGCCCAAGGGGGCCGGCGATCTCGGCTTCGACACGGGCGAGTTGCTCAAGGAAAAGGGCTATGACCCGCTGAAGATGGTGAAGACCGGCGAGGGATTCTATTCCTCGCTCGGCTTTGCGCCGCTGCCAGAGACTTTCTGGGCGCGGTCGCAGATCACCAAGCCGGCCGACCGCGAGGTGATCTGCCACGCGTCGGCATGGGATATCGACAACAAGGACGATATCCGCATCAAGATGTGCACCAAGGTGAATGGCGACGATTTCGTCACCATCCATCACGAGCTTGGGCATAATTATTACCAGCGCGCCTATAACAAGCAGCCCTTTCTCTACCTGAACGGTGCGAATGACGGCTTCCACGAGGCGATCGGCGATTTCGTCGCGCTGTCGATCACGCCCGATTATCTCGTCAAGATCGGCCTGCTCGATCAGGCGAAGGTGCCGAGCGCCGACAAGGATATCGGCCTGTTGCTGAAGCAGGCGATGGACAAGGTGGCGTTCCTGCCGTTCGGCCTGCTGATCGACAAATGGCGCTGGGGCGTGTTCTCCGGATCGATCAAGCCGGAAGGATATGAGGCGTCCTGGAACGCCTTGCGGTTGCAGTATCAGGGCATCGTGCCGCCGGTGGCGCGCGACGAGACGAAGTTCGATCCGGGCGCGAAATACCATGTGCCGGCAAGCGTCCCGTACACCCGCTATTTCCTCGCGCGGGTGCTGCAGTTCCAGTTCTACAAGGCGGCGTGCGACCAATCCGGCTGGAAGGGGCCGCTCCACCGCTGTTCCTTCTATGGCAACAAGGAAGTCGGCGCGAAGCTCGACGCGATGCTGAAGCTCGGCCAGTCCAAGCCATGGCCGGACGCGCTTGAAGCATTCACCGGATCGCGCGAGATGTCGGGCCAGGCGATGGTCGAATATTTCGCGCCGCTCAAGGCATGGCTCGACGAGCAGAACAAGGGCAAGCCGACGGGCTGGTGA
- a CDS encoding alpha/beta fold hydrolase translates to MANSPIEPDYFESFDGARIAWREMGEGRPVVLLHGFFSDAFTNWIRYGHAEKIATRGFRVIMPDLRAHGSSAKPHDAASYPPDVLAQDQFALIAHLGLTDYDLGGYSLGARTTVRMLMKGAAPGKVVLSGMGLSGLVGTARRGDHFRHILTNLDKHERGTPAWLAEAFLKTTKGDPVALLRIIDTFVNTDQADVVAIGEPVLVLTGDEDNDNGSAAELAAVLPNAILRTTPGGHMSAVTKPELGQEIADFLAA, encoded by the coding sequence TTGGCAAACTCCCCGATTGAGCCCGACTATTTCGAAAGCTTCGACGGCGCGCGGATCGCGTGGCGGGAGATGGGAGAGGGGCGGCCGGTCGTGCTGCTCCACGGCTTCTTCTCGGACGCGTTCACCAACTGGATCCGCTACGGCCATGCGGAGAAGATCGCCACCAGGGGTTTCCGGGTGATCATGCCCGACCTGCGCGCGCACGGATCGAGCGCGAAGCCGCACGATGCGGCGAGCTATCCGCCGGATGTGCTGGCGCAGGACCAGTTCGCGCTGATCGCGCATCTTGGTCTCACTGACTATGATCTCGGCGGCTATTCGCTCGGCGCGCGTACCACGGTGCGGATGCTGATGAAGGGCGCGGCGCCCGGGAAGGTCGTGCTGTCGGGAATGGGTCTGTCCGGCCTGGTCGGCACCGCGCGGCGCGGCGACCATTTCCGGCATATCCTGACCAACCTCGACAAGCACGAACGCGGCACGCCGGCCTGGCTGGCCGAGGCGTTCCTGAAGACGACCAAGGGCGACCCGGTCGCGCTGCTCAGGATCATCGACACCTTCGTCAATACTGATCAGGCCGATGTCGTGGCGATCGGGGAGCCGGTGCTCGTCCTGACGGGCGACGAGGACAATGACAATGGATCGGCGGCGGAACTGGCGGCGGTGTTGCCCAATGCCATTTTGCGGACGACTCCGGGTGGCCATATGAGCGCGGTGACAAAGCCCGAGCTCGGGCAGGAGATCGCCGACTTCCTCGCCGCTTGA
- a CDS encoding GFA family protein, translating to MREAMTGGCQCGRVRYRVLIDDRDAYLCHCRMCQRATGGVSIAFKYARKADVTWEPAPERYASSPIAVRGFCAACGTPLTYEAHDSEYLDLTVGSFDDPSGFRPTQHSGAESWHEAWLDTTGLPAERTDQNHRLVQRWMDAIGKLPD from the coding sequence ATGCGGGAGGCAATGACCGGTGGATGCCAGTGCGGGCGGGTTCGATACCGGGTCCTGATCGATGATCGCGACGCCTATCTCTGTCATTGCCGGATGTGCCAGCGCGCCACGGGCGGGGTGTCGATCGCCTTCAAATATGCGCGCAAGGCAGACGTGACGTGGGAACCTGCGCCCGAGCGCTACGCCTCTTCGCCGATCGCGGTACGCGGCTTCTGCGCCGCGTGCGGGACGCCGCTGACCTATGAAGCGCATGACAGCGAATATCTGGATCTGACGGTCGGCAGCTTCGACGATCCGTCCGGCTTTCGCCCGACCCAGCATTCGGGCGCGGAGAGTTGGCACGAAGCGTGGCTTGACACGACCGGCCTGCCCGCCGAACGGACTGACCAGAACCACCGCCTTGTGCAACGCTGGATGGACGCCATTGGCAAACTCCCCGATTGA
- a CDS encoding MarR family transcriptional regulator: MSDSVGFMISDVSRLMRRRFDERARLIGVTRTQWRTLTTLKRHEGINQGGLADLLEVEPITLCRMIDRLEEASLVERRRDPADRRAWQIFLTPKALPILEQLRGLAEAMVDNALYGLDEAQRNQLMASLNTIRTNLTTPTESDEANHG, translated from the coding sequence ATGAGTGACTCGGTCGGCTTCATGATTAGCGATGTTTCGCGCCTGATGCGCCGCCGTTTCGATGAACGTGCGCGTCTTATCGGCGTAACTCGGACTCAGTGGCGAACGCTCACCACGCTCAAGCGGCATGAAGGGATCAACCAGGGCGGCCTGGCCGATCTGCTCGAAGTCGAGCCGATCACGCTCTGCCGCATGATCGACCGCCTTGAGGAAGCCAGTCTGGTAGAGCGCCGCCGCGATCCGGCCGATCGCCGCGCCTGGCAGATCTTCCTGACGCCCAAGGCGCTGCCCATCCTGGAGCAGCTCCGCGGCCTCGCCGAGGCCATGGTCGACAACGCGCTCTATGGTCTGGACGAAGCGCAGCGCAACCAGCTGATGGCCTCGCTCAACACCATCCGCACCAATCTCACCACCCCTACCGAAAGCGACGAGGCCAACCATGGCTGA
- a CDS encoding HlyD family secretion protein has translation MADADPKIDRKVETIAINPIEEVIAPPAKKRSWGRIVLMLSVPLLLVALGGYFWLTSGRYVSTDNAYVQQDMVSVSPDVTGRIVAVNVRENQRIKAGDVLFRIDPEPFRIALAQADAALAAARVQVDTLATDTGSANADIQSANADIKLAQATYDRQAALMKQGFTTRASFDAAAQQVSAARARLATAEASAAKARNQVGSGGGASGLPAAIQAAMAQRAKAALELSRTTVYAPEDGVVSQTSRLQVGNIMPSGVPVLSLVASHAAWVEANFKETDLNHMAVGQCTEITLDAYPGLKVKGHVASIGAGTGSEFSVLPAQNANGNWVKVTQRVPVRIAIDGTPARPMIAGLSTNISIDTKNRCA, from the coding sequence ATGGCTGATGCAGACCCCAAGATCGACCGCAAGGTCGAGACGATCGCCATCAATCCGATCGAGGAGGTTATCGCGCCGCCCGCGAAGAAGCGCTCCTGGGGCCGTATCGTCCTGATGCTCAGCGTGCCCCTGCTGCTGGTCGCGCTGGGTGGTTATTTCTGGCTGACCTCGGGCCGCTATGTCTCGACCGACAATGCTTATGTCCAGCAGGATATGGTTTCGGTCAGTCCCGACGTCACCGGCCGTATCGTCGCGGTCAATGTCCGCGAGAACCAGCGGATCAAGGCTGGCGATGTCCTGTTCCGCATCGATCCCGAGCCCTTCCGCATCGCCCTGGCCCAGGCCGACGCGGCGCTCGCCGCCGCGCGCGTTCAGGTCGACACGCTGGCGACCGACACCGGCAGCGCCAATGCCGACATCCAGAGCGCCAATGCCGATATCAAGCTCGCCCAGGCGACCTATGACCGGCAGGCAGCGCTGATGAAGCAGGGCTTCACCACCCGCGCCAGCTTCGACGCAGCCGCGCAGCAGGTGTCCGCGGCCAGGGCCCGCCTCGCCACGGCGGAGGCGAGCGCCGCCAAGGCGCGCAACCAGGTCGGCAGCGGCGGCGGCGCCTCGGGTCTTCCCGCCGCGATCCAGGCGGCGATGGCGCAACGCGCCAAGGCAGCGCTGGAGCTGTCGCGCACCACCGTCTACGCGCCGGAGGACGGCGTGGTCAGCCAGACGAGCCGTCTCCAGGTCGGCAATATCATGCCGAGCGGCGTGCCAGTGCTGAGCCTCGTCGCAAGCCATGCCGCATGGGTCGAGGCGAACTTCAAGGAGACCGATCTCAACCATATGGCTGTCGGCCAGTGTACGGAGATCACGCTCGACGCCTATCCGGGCCTCAAGGTGAAGGGCCATGTCGCCAGCATCGGCGCCGGCACCGGCTCCGAATTCTCGGTCCTGCCGGCGCAGAACGCCAACGGCAACTGGGTGAAGGTCACGCAGCGCGTGCCCGTCCGCATCGCGATCGACGGCACGCCCGCGCGCCCGATGATCGCTGGCCTCAGCACCAACATCTCGATCGACACGAAGAATCGTTGTGCCTGA
- a CDS encoding DHA2 family efflux MFS transporter permease subunit, translating to MPDPVPGQASLPVKNRGLLTIGIMGAMIMQILDTTIANVALPHMQTSLGATMDTVTWVLTSYIVASAIAIPATGWLADRFGSRNLFLFAVGGFIIASMLCGTAVSLEEMVAFRIFQGVTAAFIGPLSQTAMLDINRPEDAAKAMSVWGMGVMVGPIMGPVIGGWLTESYNWRWVFYVNVPVGALTFAILWFLLPSRPRRTRSFDLTGFAMISIAVASFQLMLDRGQQEDWFSSWEIIIEAMIAAAALWMGVVHLATAEKPLFERVLFTNRNLVMGMIFMIVIGISTMAPMALLPPMLQQLFGYPVVDTGLMMAPRGVGVLMTMWFAGRMMGKIDTRILITVGLIIFAFSLRQMAAWTLEMDFWPVITSGFVQGLGMGLVFMPLNSLAFATLSHHYRTDGASLLNLMRSIGQSAGISMVTVLLARNIQTSHADLASHVTSQTIPAIDLSSIDRFGSLSDSVFGFADGMINKQAAMIAYIDDFYLMAWISILVVPLVLLLRKPKGKVEAVVAE from the coding sequence GTGCCTGATCCGGTTCCCGGCCAGGCGTCGCTGCCGGTCAAGAACCGGGGCCTGCTGACCATCGGCATCATGGGGGCGATGATCATGCAGATCCTCGACACCACCATTGCCAACGTCGCGCTGCCACACATGCAGACCAGCCTCGGCGCGACGATGGACACGGTCACCTGGGTGCTGACCAGCTATATCGTTGCCTCGGCGATCGCGATCCCGGCGACCGGCTGGCTCGCCGACCGGTTCGGCTCGCGCAATCTCTTCCTGTTCGCGGTGGGCGGCTTCATCATCGCGTCGATGCTCTGCGGCACCGCCGTCAGCCTGGAGGAGATGGTCGCTTTCCGTATCTTCCAGGGCGTGACCGCTGCCTTTATCGGCCCGTTGTCACAAACCGCGATGCTCGACATCAACCGTCCGGAAGACGCCGCCAAGGCCATGTCGGTCTGGGGCATGGGCGTGATGGTGGGGCCGATCATGGGCCCGGTGATCGGCGGCTGGCTGACCGAAAGCTACAACTGGCGCTGGGTATTCTACGTCAACGTGCCGGTCGGCGCCCTCACCTTTGCCATCCTGTGGTTCCTGCTGCCCTCCCGGCCGAGGCGCACGCGGTCCTTCGACCTCACCGGCTTCGCGATGATCTCCATCGCGGTCGCCAGCTTCCAGCTCATGCTGGACCGCGGCCAGCAGGAAGACTGGTTCTCGAGCTGGGAGATCATCATCGAGGCGATGATCGCCGCGGCGGCGCTGTGGATGGGCGTCGTCCATCTCGCGACCGCGGAGAAGCCGCTGTTCGAACGCGTCCTGTTCACCAACCGCAACCTGGTGATGGGCATGATCTTCATGATCGTGATCGGCATCTCGACCATGGCGCCCATGGCCCTGCTGCCGCCGATGCTTCAGCAATTGTTCGGCTATCCGGTGGTCGATACCGGACTGATGATGGCGCCGCGCGGCGTTGGCGTGCTCATGACCATGTGGTTCGCCGGGCGGATGATGGGCAAGATCGACACCCGAATCCTGATCACCGTCGGGCTGATCATCTTCGCTTTCTCGCTCCGCCAGATGGCGGCCTGGACGCTGGAGATGGATTTCTGGCCGGTGATCACCAGCGGCTTCGTGCAGGGGCTCGGCATGGGCCTGGTGTTCATGCCGCTGAACTCGCTCGCCTTCGCGACGCTCAGCCATCATTATCGTACTGACGGCGCCAGCTTGCTCAACCTGATGCGCAGCATCGGCCAGTCGGCCGGCATCTCGATGGTCACGGTGCTGCTGGCGCGCAACATCCAGACCAGCCATGCCGATCTCGCCAGCCATGTGACCTCGCAGACGATCCCGGCGATCGATCTCAGCTCGATCGACCGGTTCGGCTCCCTGTCGGACAGCGTGTTCGGCTTCGCCGACGGCATGATCAACAAGCAGGCCGCGATGATCGCCTATATCGACGATTTCTACCTGATGGCGTGGATCTCGATCCTCGTCGTGCCGCTGGTGCTGCTGCTCAGGAAACCCAAGGGCAAGGTCGAAGCCGTCGTCGCTGAATAG
- a CDS encoding GFA family protein, which produces MEQLPPVYCCHCLDCQTWSGSAFTEQGVVREDSIAASGPIVDYRFTSPSGSQSHQRLCGTCHTRLWNTNSARPGIAVVRAGTLDASHMIEPRLHIWTSRKQPWLVLPEGIPVFGENAPPAEFAAILMR; this is translated from the coding sequence ATGGAGCAACTGCCCCCGGTCTATTGCTGCCACTGCCTCGATTGCCAGACCTGGTCGGGCAGCGCCTTCACCGAGCAGGGCGTGGTGCGCGAGGATTCGATCGCCGCGAGCGGGCCGATCGTAGACTATCGCTTCACCAGCCCGAGCGGATCGCAATCGCACCAGCGTCTCTGCGGAACCTGTCATACGCGCCTGTGGAACACCAATAGCGCGCGGCCCGGCATCGCCGTGGTGCGGGCCGGGACGCTCGACGCGAGCCATATGATCGAGCCACGGCTGCATATCTGGACCAGCCGCAAACAGCCCTGGCTGGTCCTGCCCGAGGGAATCCCGGTCTTCGGCGAGAATGCGCCGCCGGCCGAGTTCGCCGCGATCCTGATGCGCTGA
- a CDS encoding aspartate-semialdehyde dehydrogenase: MGYRVVVAGATGNVGREMLNILAEREFPADEIAVVASSRSQGDMVDYGETGKQLKIQNIEHFDPTGWDMALFAIGSEATKIHAPRFAAAGCTVIDNSSLYRMDPDVPLIVPEVNPEAINEYTKKNIIANPNCSTAQMVVALKPLHDVARIKRVVVATYQSVSGAGKAGMDELFEQSRNIFVGDPAEPKKFTKQIAFNVIPHIDSFLDDGSTKEEWKMVVETKKILDPKIKVHATCVRVPVFVGHSEAINIEFEDEISAEQAQKILREAPGVMLVDKREDGGYVTPIECVGEYATYISRVREDPTVENGLALWCVSDNLRKGAALNAVQIAELLGRRHLQKAA, translated from the coding sequence ATGGGGTACCGGGTAGTAGTCGCAGGCGCGACGGGGAATGTCGGACGCGAGATGCTCAACATCCTGGCGGAGCGCGAGTTTCCGGCGGACGAGATCGCCGTCGTCGCATCGTCGCGGTCGCAGGGCGATATGGTCGACTATGGCGAAACCGGTAAACAGCTGAAGATTCAAAACATCGAGCATTTCGATCCCACCGGCTGGGACATGGCGCTGTTCGCGATCGGATCCGAAGCGACCAAGATTCATGCGCCCCGCTTCGCCGCGGCCGGCTGCACCGTGATCGACAATTCGTCGCTCTACCGCATGGACCCGGACGTCCCGCTGATCGTGCCGGAGGTGAACCCCGAGGCGATCAACGAGTACACCAAGAAGAACATCATCGCGAACCCGAACTGCTCGACCGCCCAGATGGTCGTCGCGCTGAAGCCGCTGCACGACGTGGCGCGGATCAAGCGTGTCGTCGTCGCGACCTATCAGTCGGTGTCCGGCGCGGGCAAGGCGGGCATGGACGAGCTGTTCGAGCAGAGCCGCAACATCTTCGTCGGCGATCCGGCGGAGCCGAAGAAATTCACCAAGCAGATCGCCTTCAACGTGATCCCGCACATCGACAGCTTCCTGGACGACGGATCGACCAAGGAAGAGTGGAAGATGGTGGTCGAGACCAAGAAGATCCTCGATCCGAAGATCAAGGTCCACGCCACCTGCGTTCGCGTCCCCGTCTTTGTCGGGCATAGCGAGGCGATCAACATCGAGTTCGAGGACGAAATCTCGGCCGAGCAGGCGCAGAAGATCCTGCGCGAGGCGCCGGGCGTGATGCTCGTCGACAAGCGCGAGGACGGCGGATACGTCACGCCGATCGAGTGCGTCGGCGAATATGCGACCTATATCAGCCGAGTCCGCGAGGACCCGACGGTAGAGAACGGCCTGGCGCTGTGGTGCGTTTCCGACAATCTGCGGAAGGGCGCGGCGCTGAACGCGGTGCAGATCGCCGAACTGCTCGGACGGCGGCACCTGCAAAAGGCGGCGTGA